A genomic window from Bdellovibrio sp. SKB1291214 includes:
- a CDS encoding phosphatase domain-containing protein has translation MRMFLRNSIASFVLLFVSFAASAQTIVVSDIDDTIRPQYVQDLSDSAKYVFDKDSLFMGMSELLNVIVQDNNARMFYLSRAPEWLMGNTHREALERGKFPYGVYFPRTVYSKDEHKIKTLQEIIDKVKPADVILLGDNGEVDASVYNYISNMYPGIRFHQFIRDAYNTPAHGGEGSSIYPGQQFFVTPIEVALELQRQGFLKNSSVRLLVDYLVPLIVAEKGKPKRGVMAFPYFVECRDFNWSWDQEISVYPLLDKLKAKIEKRCSK, from the coding sequence ATGAGAATGTTTCTAAGAAACTCTATAGCTTCTTTCGTTCTGTTATTCGTGAGTTTTGCGGCCTCAGCGCAAACGATTGTGGTAAGCGATATCGACGATACCATCCGGCCTCAATACGTGCAGGACCTTTCAGACTCGGCCAAATATGTCTTCGACAAGGACAGCTTGTTTATGGGTATGAGTGAGCTTTTGAATGTCATTGTTCAAGATAACAACGCGCGTATGTTTTATTTATCCCGTGCCCCTGAGTGGTTGATGGGCAATACGCACCGAGAAGCCCTAGAACGCGGCAAATTCCCTTATGGGGTCTATTTCCCCCGTACGGTCTATTCCAAGGATGAGCACAAGATTAAGACTCTTCAAGAAATCATCGACAAAGTGAAACCCGCCGACGTGATCTTGCTTGGGGATAACGGCGAGGTGGATGCTTCGGTTTACAACTATATCTCAAACATGTACCCGGGAATCCGTTTCCATCAGTTCATTCGTGATGCCTACAATACGCCCGCTCACGGTGGTGAGGGTTCCTCGATTTACCCTGGGCAGCAGTTCTTCGTGACGCCGATTGAGGTTGCTCTTGAGTTGCAGAGACAGGGATTTTTGAAAAATTCTTCAGTCCGTCTCTTAGTTGATTACCTTGTACCGCTAATTGTGGCAGAAAAGGGGAAACCTAAGCGAGGAGTGATGGCCTTCCCCTACTTTGTGGAATGCCGCGATTTCAACTGGTCATGGGATCAGGAGATTTCGGTCTATCCTTTGCTTGATAAACTCAAAGCGAAGATCGAAAAACGCTGCTCGAAATAA
- a CDS encoding SufE family protein — translation MSTIQERQAKIISDFSAFTDWEDRYKKIIEMGKTLPAMPQELKTEQNIVKGCQSQVWLHAAMSDDGKMMLVGDSDALIVKGLVALLLKVYSGSTPNEVLMTPPEFLRALGFEGNLSPSRANGLHSMLKQIKLYATAFDYMLKLKK, via the coding sequence ATGTCTACAATTCAAGAACGCCAAGCCAAAATCATCTCTGACTTTTCCGCTTTCACGGATTGGGAAGATCGCTACAAGAAAATCATCGAAATGGGTAAAACTCTGCCAGCAATGCCGCAAGAGTTAAAAACTGAACAGAATATCGTTAAGGGTTGTCAGTCTCAGGTATGGCTTCACGCTGCGATGTCTGATGATGGCAAGATGATGTTGGTTGGCGATAGCGACGCATTGATCGTTAAAGGCCTTGTGGCGCTGTTGTTGAAGGTCTACTCAGGCTCAACGCCTAATGAAGTTCTAATGACGCCACCGGAGTTTTTAAGAGCTCTGGGGTTTGAGGGGAATCTATCACCAAGTCGCGCGAACGGTCTTCACTCAATGTTAAAGCAAATCAAACTTTACGCGACGGCCTTCGACTATATGTTGAAGCTTAAAAAGTAG
- a CDS encoding DUF2388 domain-containing protein has translation MLKLSLLISFIFAASISFANDPKMASAAIIMSPLLTVSGPFITTADSLNSQAYKVLIDSKDDAAIFLASEGQIRGVKVLRAFELIRKVNPKLSNSDMELAEAILNL, from the coding sequence ATGTTAAAATTATCCTTATTGATCTCTTTCATTTTTGCGGCGTCTATTTCTTTTGCGAATGATCCTAAGATGGCCTCAGCAGCAATCATAATGTCACCGCTACTGACAGTTTCTGGACCGTTTATCACAACTGCAGATAGTTTGAATTCACAAGCATATAAGGTCTTAATTGATTCAAAAGATGATGCAGCTATATTCCTAGCCTCCGAAGGCCAAATTCGCGGTGTTAAAGTACTGCGCGCCTTTGAGCTTATTCGAAAAGTAAATCCAAAATTATCAAATTCCGATATGGAACTCGCAGAAGCAATTTTGAATCTTTAG
- a CDS encoding serine protease, with amino-acid sequence MISVLIGMTVCLFDSSAWAQTLPNTPVIGAGLLGKSPDVCILVTVHSLTKFQGTSFYQAGVGWIVESSEGQLEVITPAHVVTDATQILIQCADAIVPAKVSAQSPNMDLAILKEQGTVFKTLQKSNHLAPLIVFKDRKDYPKDAYPDHSFLMNKSWIEKSTKNRWSYPYITAGSETETKRMIEGNQSVIDLSPLPGFASKKNFAPYGSFDLLVMETLAIHPGLSGVPLVVTPSQGTSVPGYIAMNYGNYVAGMITRTDHVGMRSLAISIDDVIRGYVSLKKSFLLDGDRPTLSYEYYQSNGQLNRHPILVQKNADGSKFVAYDSCDKSYQESSSWTSTDAATEFYKYGAGDVLLSELLEKAVKQNNRSITPSGDTPKISPRDVMNLGGGDYGESGGALFVPGNSQFNIFNDSGKEINGYTAAYKNNEFCKQSGVTILNGKTLVGYFDQKGLGHKIGDINDLNYEIGKGSIQKRSDRISEILRGASFVENAEASLVCRSALFADKRIRYFDGASKAVIGHHFAVAKAVGTLTDKPGKNYIQCDQDLKTMSISLDAKKLKFKNGFTSMGYDGNLISLPNVQLNIDYKSAKSFKGQVNIGGKCIIDLSKNNLIVANPWKLHINDEKIKAEINLDSKDRLFRLDILSISEDCLQGHQMDPWLDEFSVYEGAP; translated from the coding sequence ATGATCAGTGTATTAATAGGCATGACTGTCTGTTTATTCGACAGTTCTGCTTGGGCACAAACATTACCCAATACTCCTGTTATTGGCGCGGGACTTTTGGGAAAATCCCCAGACGTCTGCATACTGGTAACAGTGCATTCTCTGACTAAGTTTCAGGGCACAAGCTTTTATCAGGCAGGCGTAGGCTGGATTGTTGAATCTTCAGAAGGTCAACTTGAAGTTATCACGCCCGCCCATGTTGTTACTGATGCCACCCAAATTTTAATTCAATGTGCAGATGCTATTGTCCCAGCGAAGGTTTCGGCCCAATCGCCAAATATGGATTTGGCGATTCTTAAGGAACAAGGGACCGTATTTAAAACTCTTCAGAAATCAAATCATCTGGCACCTCTGATCGTGTTTAAGGATCGCAAGGATTACCCCAAAGATGCTTATCCTGATCATTCGTTCTTAATGAATAAATCATGGATCGAAAAATCTACGAAAAACAGATGGTCTTATCCCTATATTACCGCGGGCTCAGAAACAGAGACAAAGCGAATGATCGAAGGCAATCAGTCCGTGATTGACTTGTCACCTCTGCCCGGATTTGCGAGTAAAAAGAACTTTGCACCTTATGGATCTTTTGATTTGTTAGTGATGGAAACTCTAGCAATTCATCCAGGTCTTTCGGGCGTTCCCTTAGTTGTAACGCCATCACAAGGCACGAGTGTTCCAGGTTATATAGCTATGAATTATGGTAATTACGTTGCTGGAATGATCACACGTACGGATCACGTTGGTATGAGATCCCTTGCGATATCCATCGACGACGTCATACGGGGATATGTTTCTCTGAAAAAGTCTTTCCTATTAGACGGAGATCGCCCTACTTTAAGTTATGAGTATTATCAAAGCAATGGTCAGCTAAATCGACACCCGATATTGGTGCAAAAGAATGCAGATGGATCCAAATTTGTCGCTTATGATTCCTGTGACAAATCCTATCAAGAATCTAGCTCATGGACATCGACAGATGCAGCGACAGAATTCTACAAATATGGCGCAGGCGATGTCTTGCTTTCTGAATTATTAGAAAAGGCTGTGAAACAGAACAACCGCTCGATCACACCTTCCGGTGACACACCTAAAATATCTCCCCGTGATGTGATGAACCTGGGTGGTGGAGATTACGGCGAAAGCGGAGGGGCTCTGTTTGTCCCTGGAAATAGTCAGTTTAATATCTTTAATGATAGCGGTAAAGAAATTAATGGCTACACAGCGGCCTACAAGAATAACGAATTTTGTAAGCAATCTGGTGTCACGATCTTAAATGGCAAAACACTTGTGGGCTACTTCGACCAAAAAGGTCTTGGCCACAAGATCGGAGACATCAATGATCTTAATTACGAAATCGGAAAAGGCTCAATCCAAAAAAGATCAGATAGAATAAGCGAGATCTTAAGAGGAGCTTCCTTCGTGGAAAATGCAGAGGCTTCCCTTGTTTGTCGCTCTGCTCTTTTTGCAGATAAAAGAATCCGTTATTTCGATGGCGCCAGCAAAGCGGTTATAGGGCATCACTTTGCCGTGGCGAAAGCGGTCGGCACTTTGACTGACAAGCCTGGGAAAAACTATATTCAGTGCGATCAAGACCTAAAGACTATGTCCATTAGCTTGGATGCAAAAAAGCTAAAATTTAAAAATGGCTTTACCTCGATGGGCTATGATGGGAATCTGATTTCCCTCCCCAATGTTCAATTAAACATTGATTATAAGTCTGCTAAATCATTCAAGGGTCAGGTCAATATCGGCGGTAAATGCATCATCGATCTTTCAAAGAACAACCTGATTGTCGCGAATCCGTGGAAGCTTCACATCAATGATGAAAAGATCAAGGCTGAAATTAATCTAGATTCCAAAGACCGACTATTTCGACTTGATATCTTGTCTATCTCTGAAGATTGCCTTCAAGGCCACCAGATGGATCCGTGGCTGGACGAGTTCTCAGTTTACGAGGGTGCGCCATGA
- a CDS encoding SufE family protein — MPEELKTEQNIVKGCQSQVWLHAAMSDDGKMMLVGDSDALIVKGLVALLLKVYSGSTPNEVLMTPPEFLRALGFEGNLSPSRANGLHSMLKQIKLYATAFDYMLKLKK; from the coding sequence ATGCCGGAAGAGTTAAAAACTGAACAGAATATCGTTAAGGGTTGTCAGTCTCAGGTATGGCTTCACGCTGCGATGTCTGACGATGGCAAGATGATGTTGGTTGGCGATAGCGACGCATTGATTGTTAAAGGCCTTGTGGCGCTGTTGTTAAAGGTCTACTCAGGCTCAACGCCTAATGAGGTTTTGATGACGCCGCCGGAGTTTTTAAGAGCTCTAGGCTTTGAGGGGAATTTGTCGCCAAGTCGCGCGAATGGTCTTCACTCGATGTTAAAGCAAATCAAACTCTACGCGACGGCTTTTGATTATATGTTGAAGCTTAAGAAGTAG
- a CDS encoding amylovoran biosynthesis protein AmsF yields the protein MKRRQVLQSAASSFVAALSVGAISNRAEAAALPASYAQGDIGSVIELRSTRPSVNGAKMTVRSYHSGLNVGGGDFIGYLSSGTDDGGTVFAGNGYHWRRVITDPNSLTIVDFGAKPDGKTDSAAAMKAMFAWSQANYPTIGIQLPGGKFFVSQVDMGTAELPFFRVAGGAVNFGYFPSTNLVSDGQKSPLFKVVARRAEISNLVFNGQTNVKTNYQGFFTNTCTGGQFFRGACLRFQYVGGASLSLLDTLDCKIDQFYANNCTNDIVRAGWSGRAAGVWDHSTAIELSNFNIQNCKSGKVFNLPRCTQSIMHNGWIEHCTNPGDISNGQWILDALSLEDCTNPLNARYSRLNQRQTNLQSGSSIDNSNTGTDPSRWLSAWEMGSTRIESFGSDLGGSLRYGHINSQYRLSNNVGTAEWFELGNFFTPTMGDNWEIELFGQTQYNAGSTNQPLTNLISGKTTGGKATIHLQRKGDNKAEATWFGEGSCPVLAVRIEPRSATDTKVFVKINNWTPTIIVLLKSNGKDRFLAGQCLRFDPVMEKGAPGSATENAPARFSLHNGQAGIGGNEEGDLLLATRLVAASSVDTSKAKGYIHVVINGETVAMPYFNIK from the coding sequence ATGAAAAGAAGACAAGTTTTGCAATCCGCTGCCTCCTCTTTTGTCGCTGCTCTTTCTGTCGGTGCTATTTCCAACCGTGCGGAAGCAGCTGCTTTGCCAGCAAGTTATGCCCAGGGGGATATCGGGTCTGTCATTGAGTTGCGTTCTACACGCCCTTCTGTTAATGGCGCTAAGATGACAGTAAGAAGTTACCATTCAGGTCTTAACGTTGGTGGTGGCGACTTTATCGGTTACTTGTCGAGTGGAACAGATGATGGCGGGACTGTCTTTGCCGGCAATGGTTACCATTGGCGTCGCGTGATCACTGATCCCAACAGTCTGACAATAGTTGATTTCGGTGCTAAACCCGACGGTAAAACGGATTCAGCAGCTGCGATGAAAGCGATGTTTGCTTGGTCGCAAGCGAACTATCCGACCATTGGTATTCAGTTACCTGGGGGTAAATTCTTCGTATCTCAGGTGGATATGGGAACGGCCGAGTTGCCATTCTTCCGTGTTGCGGGGGGGGCGGTAAATTTCGGTTACTTCCCGTCGACTAATTTGGTCTCGGATGGGCAGAAAAGTCCTTTGTTTAAAGTAGTTGCACGCAGAGCCGAGATTTCAAATCTGGTCTTTAATGGACAGACTAATGTAAAAACAAATTACCAAGGGTTCTTTACGAATACTTGTACTGGCGGTCAGTTTTTCCGCGGGGCATGTTTACGCTTTCAATATGTCGGTGGTGCTTCTTTAAGTCTTTTAGACACACTAGATTGCAAAATTGACCAATTTTATGCCAATAACTGTACGAATGATATTGTTAGAGCTGGTTGGTCTGGTAGAGCAGCCGGAGTTTGGGATCACAGCACGGCGATTGAGCTTTCCAACTTCAATATTCAAAATTGTAAAAGCGGAAAAGTATTTAACTTGCCTCGCTGTACTCAGTCGATCATGCATAACGGGTGGATCGAGCACTGTACTAATCCAGGAGATATCTCTAACGGACAATGGATTCTCGATGCATTAAGTCTTGAAGACTGTACGAACCCGTTGAACGCGCGTTACTCTCGCTTGAATCAGCGTCAGACTAATTTGCAATCTGGAAGCTCGATTGACAATTCAAACACCGGCACAGACCCTAGCCGCTGGCTGAGTGCATGGGAGATGGGTTCAACGAGAATTGAGTCCTTTGGTTCCGACCTTGGCGGCAGTTTGAGATACGGTCACATCAATTCGCAGTACAGGCTGAGCAACAATGTCGGTACGGCGGAATGGTTTGAGTTAGGCAATTTCTTTACTCCTACTATGGGGGACAACTGGGAAATCGAATTATTTGGTCAAACACAGTATAATGCCGGTAGCACTAATCAGCCTTTAACGAATCTGATTAGCGGGAAAACCACTGGGGGAAAAGCTACAATTCATTTGCAACGCAAAGGGGATAACAAGGCTGAAGCGACTTGGTTTGGAGAAGGCAGTTGTCCTGTGTTAGCTGTGCGAATTGAGCCACGGTCCGCTACAGATACTAAAGTATTCGTTAAGATTAATAACTGGACGCCAACGATTATCGTACTTTTGAAAAGTAACGGTAAGGATCGCTTTCTGGCAGGGCAGTGCTTACGTTTCGACCCCGTGATGGAGAAGGGAGCACCAGGTAGTGCCACTGAAAATGCTCCAGCGCGCTTCAGTCTGCACAATGGACAAGCCGGAATCGGTGGTAATGAGGAGGGTGACTTGTTGCTTGCTACACGACTTGTAGCCGCTTCTTCCGTCGACACTTCAAAAGCCAAAGGTTATATCCATGTGGTGATTAACGGTGAAACGGTTGCAATGCCGTATTTTAATATCAAGTAA
- a CDS encoding YebC/PmpR family DNA-binding transcriptional regulator: MGKSWKNAGKVEKAQQKGQIFTKLAREIQVAAKVGGPDPAANARLRMAIEAAKKESCPNDTIDRAIKKGAGLLDDGKVIEELMYEGYGPHGVGVIVECQTDNKHRTAPDMRHAFKSHEGNMGETGSVAWMFDHVGLLEGTKPGTFDPDEEAIEAGANEVSKNDDGSYEFFTGSTDLDAVRDALTKRGWKVTKAELSYKAKNITELSDEQRKDVEKFLNYLDDMDDTHRVHATI; encoded by the coding sequence ATGGGAAAATCATGGAAAAACGCAGGTAAAGTAGAGAAAGCCCAACAAAAGGGTCAAATATTCACAAAGCTCGCGCGCGAGATTCAAGTCGCGGCGAAAGTGGGAGGCCCTGATCCGGCAGCAAACGCACGTCTTCGTATGGCGATTGAAGCCGCTAAAAAAGAATCATGCCCGAACGATACGATTGATCGCGCGATCAAAAAGGGTGCAGGACTTCTTGATGACGGTAAAGTGATCGAAGAGTTGATGTACGAAGGTTACGGCCCCCACGGTGTTGGCGTCATCGTCGAATGCCAAACAGACAACAAACACAGAACAGCTCCAGATATGCGCCATGCTTTCAAATCTCATGAAGGCAATATGGGTGAAACAGGCTCCGTTGCTTGGATGTTTGATCACGTAGGTTTGTTAGAAGGTACTAAACCCGGAACATTCGATCCAGACGAAGAAGCCATCGAAGCAGGTGCCAACGAAGTTTCAAAAAATGATGATGGCTCTTACGAGTTCTTCACAGGTTCCACAGATCTAGATGCGGTTCGTGATGCATTGACAAAACGTGGCTGGAAAGTGACGAAGGCCGAGCTTTCATACAAAGCGAAAAACATCACGGAACTTTCTGATGAGCAAAGAAAAGACGTTGAAAAATTTTTGAACTACCTAGATGATATGGATGACACTCATAGAGTGCATGCAACTATCTAG
- a CDS encoding DUF455 family protein, producing the protein MLTFEIADVWTKIDQIEQSCEEAFKLKTPYLAPKDPNRDIDLLHPKYHPPKKGFSTIEGQARMLHDLASIELQAMELGVRTLSEFPDAPEGFKEELVAVTVSEAQHLRMCLEGIEKLGFKWGDWPVHAALWYAVAPEDTLLDRILIVHRYLEGSGLDAGDTLIRRLEGTSGKETIQKIVKQINFEEIGHVDFGSRWYREICRQEKIDHTLDFPKRMDDLRYRLPKRVEPINRILRGKAGFTDEEIQYYENLRLDFINPLSSISQK; encoded by the coding sequence ATGTTGACCTTTGAAATCGCCGATGTTTGGACCAAAATTGATCAGATTGAGCAGTCTTGTGAGGAAGCCTTCAAGTTAAAGACTCCTTATTTGGCTCCCAAGGATCCGAATCGCGATATTGACTTGCTGCATCCAAAATATCATCCACCTAAAAAAGGTTTTTCTACCATCGAAGGCCAAGCGCGCATGCTACATGATTTGGCTAGTATCGAACTTCAGGCCATGGAGTTAGGGGTCAGAACTTTATCTGAGTTCCCGGATGCTCCTGAGGGCTTCAAAGAGGAATTGGTCGCAGTGACGGTGTCCGAAGCTCAACATCTACGCATGTGTCTTGAGGGGATCGAAAAGCTGGGTTTTAAGTGGGGTGACTGGCCTGTGCACGCAGCGCTTTGGTATGCCGTGGCTCCTGAAGATACCTTGTTGGATCGGATCTTGATCGTGCATCGTTATTTGGAAGGCAGTGGTCTTGATGCTGGTGACACCTTGATTCGTCGCTTAGAGGGCACTTCTGGAAAAGAAACAATTCAAAAGATTGTGAAGCAGATTAACTTTGAGGAAATTGGTCACGTCGATTTTGGTTCTCGTTGGTATCGCGAAATATGCCGTCAGGAAAAAATTGATCACACACTGGATTTCCCAAAACGTATGGACGATCTTCGTTATCGCCTCCCAAAACGTGTCGAACCCATCAATCGCATCTTGCGTGGTAAAGCTGGATTTACTGATGAAGAAATCCAGTATTATGAAAACCTTCGCTTAGATTTTATCAATCCTCTTTCGTCTATATCTCAAAAGTAA
- a CDS encoding substrate-binding periplasmic protein, translating to MFLIQALLVIFTVPSVQAQDSLLPSDTSCEKRYVVAFQDDPPGFFVDGNNKKNGTAYELLMEVVRRLGCKSTEQVTSYLTLRENFIRNKSDIYALTSQDPEMDKVAEFVEMFSFPRMMVVSRKFSSSKDTIPEVLKNPKITVGNVLGGRLFIQESEQVELITAHRLRDFPGPTGVFKALLEGRIQATFSSPAFTNYFITRQSKMDDFRSIPDKSGKVYSGGFYLSKKRLTDAEREKIRKAILEIRADGTLARLYKKYVNEEDLKYYLPQ from the coding sequence ATGTTTCTGATTCAAGCTTTGTTAGTGATCTTTACGGTTCCAAGCGTACAAGCGCAGGACTCGCTGTTACCCAGTGATACAAGTTGTGAGAAACGTTATGTGGTCGCCTTTCAAGACGATCCACCTGGATTCTTTGTTGATGGCAACAATAAAAAAAATGGCACTGCTTACGAGCTCTTGATGGAAGTCGTTCGTCGTTTGGGCTGTAAGTCGACAGAGCAAGTGACGTCCTATCTGACTTTGCGAGAAAACTTTATTAGAAATAAATCAGATATCTATGCCCTGACTTCCCAGGATCCTGAAATGGATAAGGTCGCTGAATTTGTGGAGATGTTTAGTTTTCCGCGAATGATGGTTGTAAGCAGAAAGTTTTCTAGTTCCAAAGATACGATCCCAGAAGTTCTAAAGAATCCAAAAATCACTGTCGGGAATGTTTTGGGTGGACGATTATTTATTCAAGAATCTGAACAGGTTGAGTTGATAACAGCGCACCGTCTGCGTGACTTCCCTGGACCTACTGGAGTATTTAAAGCCCTTTTGGAGGGACGAATTCAAGCGACTTTTAGTTCGCCCGCGTTTACCAATTACTTTATAACTCGGCAAAGTAAAATGGATGATTTCCGCTCCATTCCCGACAAAAGTGGCAAGGTCTACAGTGGGGGATTTTATCTCTCTAAAAAGCGGTTAACGGACGCAGAACGTGAAAAAATCCGTAAAGCCATCCTAGAGATTCGCGCTGATGGAACGTTGGCGCGTCTGTATAAGAAGTATGTTAACGAAGAAGATCTGAAGTATTATCTGCCTCAATAA
- a CDS encoding pseudouridine synthase, protein MSEEKEKVRLSKLMAERGICSRREADDYISRGLVMVNGQKIDQLGTKVDPDVKITLEAEALKQQKRLATILLNKPVGYVSAQPEPQYTPAIRLITPENQFGESKQRLKPEHLKGIAVAGRLDIDSQGLLLFTQDGRIAKKIINEETKLEKEYIVRVQGHLPDDKLKLLRHGLTLDGKELKPAGVEWINDDQLRFVLKEGKKRQIRRMCEAVGLKVTGLKRVRIGNIRLGKLPEGKWRFLEDDESLD, encoded by the coding sequence ATGAGTGAAGAAAAAGAAAAAGTACGCCTGTCGAAATTAATGGCTGAAAGAGGCATTTGCTCTCGCCGTGAGGCTGATGATTACATCTCTCGTGGATTGGTGATGGTGAATGGTCAAAAAATCGATCAATTGGGAACGAAAGTAGATCCTGATGTAAAGATCACCTTGGAAGCGGAAGCCTTAAAGCAGCAAAAACGTCTGGCGACAATTCTTTTGAATAAGCCAGTGGGATACGTATCTGCGCAACCAGAGCCTCAATACACCCCTGCTATTCGTTTAATCACACCAGAGAACCAATTCGGTGAATCCAAGCAGCGCTTAAAACCAGAACACCTGAAAGGGATCGCAGTCGCAGGACGCCTGGATATCGATTCTCAAGGGTTGTTATTGTTCACACAGGATGGTCGAATCGCTAAAAAGATCATCAACGAAGAAACGAAGCTCGAGAAAGAATATATCGTTCGTGTTCAAGGTCACTTGCCTGACGATAAATTAAAGCTCCTACGCCATGGTTTGACTTTAGACGGTAAGGAGCTGAAGCCTGCCGGTGTTGAATGGATCAATGACGATCAATTACGTTTCGTCCTTAAAGAAGGAAAGAAACGCCAAATCCGTCGCATGTGTGAGGCTGTGGGCCTAAAGGTCACGGGCCTTAAACGCGTGCGCATCGGAAACATCCGCCTAGGAAAACTCCCCGAAGGCAAATGGCGTTTCCTAGAGGATGATGAGTCCCTTGATTAG
- a CDS encoding 6-carboxytetrahydropterin synthase: MILTLKSGFSSAHLYHQPLWSSEENLKNFGRCFTEHGHGHNYTLEVGFHLTEGELQVKLEEYKALLKSLTAVLDHEHLNFVIPEFKTKIPTTENIALYFQEKLKEHVPANKIAHIKLYETSDLWTEIQP; encoded by the coding sequence ATGATTTTAACTTTAAAAAGCGGCTTTTCCAGCGCGCATCTTTATCATCAGCCTTTATGGAGTTCAGAGGAAAACCTCAAGAACTTCGGCAGATGTTTTACGGAACACGGTCATGGGCATAATTACACACTTGAAGTAGGTTTTCATCTGACCGAAGGCGAGCTTCAAGTAAAGCTTGAAGAGTATAAAGCGCTTTTAAAAAGTTTGACGGCAGTTTTAGATCACGAGCACTTAAACTTTGTGATCCCGGAGTTTAAAACTAAGATTCCCACCACTGAAAATATCGCTTTGTATTTTCAGGAAAAATTAAAAGAGCATGTGCCTGCGAATAAAATCGCCCACATCAAATTGTATGAAACTAGTGACCTTTGGACGGAGATTCAGCCATGA
- a CDS encoding SDR family NAD(P)-dependent oxidoreductase codes for MKKAVVITGASSGIGAATAIQFGRNGYFVYLMGRNKDRLAEVAVQCRAGASLMSCDLTDVPALNKRIGEITSTTIHKVEVLVNNAGIFDVHSTEEGSDELWQKEFEVNLMSAVRLTRAFFPYFKQHGGGSIINVSSSLGLKPTAATSAYSAMKAAMINMTQSNSLEGGAFNIRVNCVAPGIVDTPIHSFHALEESKRQEAIATMNPMQPLGRIGTAEEIAKAIYFLGSPESSWTTGATLAIDGGITNA; via the coding sequence ATGAAAAAAGCGGTCGTTATCACAGGTGCATCCTCAGGGATTGGAGCTGCGACAGCTATTCAGTTTGGCAGAAACGGCTACTTCGTTTACCTTATGGGCCGCAATAAGGATCGCTTGGCAGAGGTCGCCGTCCAATGTCGCGCAGGCGCTTCATTGATGAGTTGCGATCTAACCGACGTCCCTGCCCTTAACAAACGCATCGGCGAAATCACGTCCACAACAATTCATAAAGTTGAAGTCTTGGTCAACAACGCTGGAATCTTTGATGTACACTCCACCGAAGAAGGCTCGGATGAACTGTGGCAAAAAGAATTTGAAGTTAACTTAATGAGTGCCGTTCGCTTGACTCGCGCCTTTTTCCCGTACTTTAAACAACATGGCGGCGGTTCGATCATCAACGTTTCGTCATCGTTGGGACTGAAACCCACAGCGGCAACATCCGCTTATTCCGCGATGAAGGCTGCGATGATTAACATGACTCAAAGCAATTCCCTTGAAGGCGGTGCTTTTAATATTCGTGTGAACTGTGTAGCACCAGGTATTGTGGATACTCCTATCCACTCTTTCCATGCTTTAGAAGAATCAAAACGCCAAGAAGCGATCGCTACGATGAATCCTATGCAGCCGCTGGGTCGCATTGGGACGGCAGAAGAAATTGCGAAAGCAATTTACTTCCTTGGCAGCCCCGAGTCCAGCTGGACAACAGGAGCTACCTTAGCAATTGACGGGGGAATTACGAACGCATGA